The proteins below come from a single Chloroflexota bacterium genomic window:
- a CDS encoding TrpB-like pyridoxal phosphate-dependent enzyme — protein sequence MDEVKFLLQECEMPTAWYNIVPDLPAPLPPVLHPATGRPIGPDDLAPLFPMALIAQEVSAERFIEIPAEVQRVYRLWRPTPLVRARNLERALQTPARIYFKNESVSPAGSHKPNTAVAQAYYNKAEGVRRLTTETGAGQWGSALALACRLFGLECKVYMVKVSYQQKPYRRSLMQAWGATVTPSPSEETEAGRQVLAQDRESPGSLGIAISEAVEVAAQNADTKYSLGSVLNHVLLHQTVIGEEAIKQLALADDYPDVVIGCVGGGSNFAGLAFPFIRESLARGLGTRFVAVEPTACPSMTKGACAYDFGDSVGLTPLLKMFTLGHTFVPAGIHAGGLRYHGVAPALSVLVKAGVVQPVAYRQTAVFEAAVQFARTEGIVPAPESAHAIRAAMDEAIRCREEGVSRAILFNLSGHGHFDLAAYDEYMAGRLQDYEYPAEKVGEALRSLPQVPGEP from the coding sequence ATGGACGAAGTCAAGTTTCTACTGCAGGAGTGCGAGATGCCGACCGCGTGGTACAACATCGTGCCCGACCTGCCAGCGCCGCTGCCGCCGGTGCTGCATCCCGCGACGGGCCGGCCCATCGGCCCCGATGACCTGGCCCCGCTGTTCCCGATGGCGCTGATTGCGCAGGAGGTGAGCGCGGAGCGGTTCATTGAGATACCCGCGGAGGTGCAGCGGGTGTATCGGCTGTGGCGGCCCACGCCCCTGGTGCGGGCGCGGAACCTGGAACGCGCGCTCCAGACGCCGGCCCGAATCTACTTCAAGAACGAGTCGGTAAGTCCCGCGGGCAGCCATAAGCCGAATACGGCGGTGGCCCAGGCCTACTACAACAAGGCCGAAGGCGTCCGACGCCTCACCACCGAGACAGGCGCAGGGCAATGGGGGAGCGCGCTGGCCCTGGCGTGCCGGCTGTTCGGCCTGGAGTGCAAGGTGTACATGGTGAAGGTCAGTTATCAGCAGAAGCCGTACCGGCGCTCGCTGATGCAGGCCTGGGGTGCGACGGTTACGCCCAGCCCCAGCGAGGAGACCGAGGCCGGCCGTCAGGTGCTGGCCCAGGACCGCGAGTCGCCCGGCAGCCTGGGCATCGCCATCAGCGAGGCGGTGGAAGTGGCGGCGCAGAACGCGGACACCAAGTACTCTCTGGGCAGCGTGCTCAACCACGTCCTGCTCCATCAGACGGTCATCGGCGAGGAGGCGATCAAGCAACTGGCGCTCGCCGATGACTACCCCGATGTCGTCATCGGGTGCGTGGGCGGAGGCTCCAACTTCGCCGGGCTTGCGTTCCCCTTCATTCGCGAGAGCCTGGCAAGGGGCTTGGGGACTCGCTTTGTGGCCGTGGAGCCGACCGCGTGCCCTTCCATGACCAAGGGGGCGTGCGCCTATGACTTCGGCGACAGCGTTGGCCTCACGCCGTTGCTCAAGATGTTCACGCTGGGGCACACCTTCGTGCCGGCCGGAATCCACGCGGGAGGGCTGCGGTATCACGGCGTTGCGCCAGCCCTGTCCGTTTTGGTGAAGGCCGGCGTGGTTCAGCCGGTGGCCTATCGTCAGACGGCCGTGTTTGAGGCTGCGGTTCAGTTTGCACGAACGGAGGGGATCGTGCCCGCGCCCGAGTCGGCCCACGCCATCCGCGCAGCGATGGACGAGGCGATTCGGTGTCGTGAGGAAGGCGTGAGCCGCGCCATCCTGTTCAACCTGAGCGGGCACGGCCACTTTGACCTGGCCGCCTATGACGAGTACATGGCCGGGCGGCTCCAGGACTACGAGTACCCCGCCGAGAAGGTGGGGGAAGCGCTCCGCTCGCTCCCCCAAGTGCCCGGAGAGCCGTGA
- a CDS encoding alanine--glyoxylate aminotransferase family protein — translation MCAVNLRVPGPTPLPPEVYEALAEPMISHRGGEFHRLMAEIQPPLREVFGTGSDVLALTASGTGGLEAAIVNVLSPGDEVLAVSVGVFGERFAGIARTFGARVTMVEFPMGRPADAREVAAALAATRGAKALLLTHNETSTGVASDVEAIAAAARQVSPDILILVDGVSSVGAMPMQADEWGCDVVITASQKALMAPPGLALLAVGPRAWRAMEQARMPRAYWDLREARRWAERGETPFTPAVSAMQGLRAGLKALMAEGLEAAFARHRRLAKMTRRGLAQLGFRPVAREESASPTVTAAWVPEDVPGEALLRVLEERYGVVLAPGHVKNRTIRLAHMGWVHEADIREALEALAAAVADVRRA, via the coding sequence ATGTGTGCTGTGAACCTGCGTGTACCCGGCCCCACACCCCTGCCGCCGGAGGTGTATGAGGCGCTGGCGGAGCCGATGATCAGCCACCGAGGCGGCGAGTTCCATCGCCTGATGGCCGAGATTCAGCCGCCGCTGCGCGAGGTTTTCGGGACTGGCAGCGATGTGCTGGCGCTCACGGCGTCGGGGACCGGCGGGCTTGAGGCGGCCATCGTCAACGTGCTTTCCCCCGGAGACGAGGTGCTGGCCGTGAGCGTAGGGGTCTTCGGAGAGCGGTTTGCCGGCATCGCCCGCACTTTCGGCGCACGGGTTACGATGGTGGAATTCCCAATGGGGCGGCCGGCTGACGCACGGGAGGTCGCGGCCGCGCTCGCCGCCACGCGCGGGGCCAAAGCGCTCCTCCTGACCCACAACGAAACGTCCACCGGCGTGGCGAGCGACGTGGAGGCGATTGCGGCTGCGGCGCGGCAGGTGTCTCCCGACATCTTGATTCTGGTGGACGGCGTGAGTTCGGTGGGCGCGATGCCCATGCAGGCCGACGAGTGGGGCTGCGATGTGGTGATCACGGCGTCGCAGAAGGCGCTCATGGCTCCGCCGGGGCTGGCGTTGCTGGCGGTGGGGCCGCGGGCGTGGCGCGCCATGGAGCAGGCGCGGATGCCGCGCGCCTACTGGGATTTGCGAGAGGCGCGGCGATGGGCCGAGCGAGGCGAAACGCCCTTCACCCCGGCCGTGAGCGCGATGCAGGGCCTGCGCGCGGGCTTGAAGGCGCTCATGGCCGAGGGGCTGGAAGCCGCCTTCGCGCGGCATCGGCGACTGGCGAAGATGACGCGGCGCGGGCTGGCTCAACTTGGGTTCCGGCCCGTGGCGCGCGAGGAGAGCGCGTCGCCGACGGTAACGGCGGCCTGGGTCCCGGAAGATGTCCCCGGCGAGGCGCTCCTGCGCGTGTTGGAGGAGCGCTACGGGGTGGTGCTGGCTCCGGGGCACGTGAAAAACCGGACGATCCGCCTGGCTCACATGGGCTGGGTGCATGAAGCCGACATCCGCGAGGCGCTGGAAGCGCTGGCGGCGGCGGTCGCGGACGTGAGGAGGGCATGA
- a CDS encoding IclR family transcriptional regulator codes for MREKHEPAQEKTRTVAKALDVLLCFSHSEPELSLTDISERLGIHKSTMHRLLGTLEARRFVQRDPETGRYRLGTRLLELAFLVLEHNDLQQRARPHLYRLLEECQETVDLSVLDGNSVVYLEVIESPHRVKLAARPGQRLPAHSTASGKALLAFVPPHELERLLPAELTRYTESTLATREALLKDLETARQQGFAVSFQEHEAGINAVAAPVLDMRGYPIAAVAVAGPAFRLTPERIKEIAPSVKATAEAIARDVGAVAL; via the coding sequence ATGCGAGAGAAACACGAACCCGCACAAGAGAAGACGCGGACAGTCGCCAAGGCGCTGGATGTGCTCCTGTGCTTCAGCCACAGCGAGCCGGAACTTTCGCTGACCGACATTTCGGAGAGGCTGGGCATCCACAAGAGCACCATGCATCGGCTTCTCGGCACGCTGGAAGCCAGACGCTTCGTCCAGCGCGACCCCGAAACCGGCCGCTACCGATTGGGCACGCGGCTTCTGGAACTGGCCTTCCTCGTCCTGGAGCACAACGACCTCCAGCAGCGCGCCCGACCTCATCTGTACCGCCTCTTGGAGGAGTGCCAGGAGACGGTTGACCTGTCGGTTCTGGATGGGAACAGCGTGGTTTACCTGGAGGTGATAGAGAGCCCGCATCGGGTCAAACTGGCGGCCAGGCCCGGGCAGCGGCTTCCCGCGCACTCTACCGCTTCGGGGAAGGCGCTTCTGGCTTTTGTTCCCCCTCACGAGTTGGAGAGGCTGCTCCCCGCCGAGTTGACCCGCTACACCGAGAGCACGTTGGCGACTCGCGAGGCTTTGCTCAAAGACCTGGAAACCGCACGCCAGCAGGGGTTTGCGGTCTCGTTCCAGGAACACGAGGCGGGCATCAACGCGGTGGCTGCGCCGGTGTTGGACATGCGAGGGTACCCCATCGCCGCGGTGGCGGTCGCCGGCCCGGCTTTTCGCCTGACGCCGGAGCGGATAAAGGAGATCGCGCCTTCGGTGAAGGCGACGGCCGAGGCGATCGCGCGCGACGTAGGGGCCGTTGCACTGTGA
- a CDS encoding cupin domain-containing protein — protein sequence MNKGPFVVAAEVEGEYRTPPRVSKLLLSPKSVGTKAVSMGLNVTEVGSMIPDHVHEDSEEVMFIISGRAKLVIEGEGEWEVGSETAIYSPIGKKHRLENIGDEPLKLVWVYSPPLPQHCK from the coding sequence ATGAACAAAGGTCCTTTCGTTGTAGCCGCCGAAGTGGAGGGGGAATATCGGACGCCTCCCCGCGTATCTAAGTTGCTCCTCAGCCCTAAGTCCGTAGGCACCAAGGCCGTTTCCATGGGGCTGAACGTTACCGAGGTCGGCAGCATGATCCCCGATCATGTGCACGAGGACTCGGAAGAGGTGATGTTCATCATCAGCGGGCGCGCCAAACTGGTGATTGAGGGCGAGGGCGAGTGGGAAGTGGGGTCCGAGACTGCCATCTATTCGCCCATCGGCAAGAAGCATCGGCTGGAGAACATCGGCGACGAGCCGCTGAAACTGGTGTGGGTCTATTCGCCACCGCTCCCGCAGCACTGCAAGTAA
- a CDS encoding peptidase, with translation MFEASRKFMKKIGLPEGDLWDLPTSDARFPDGAAFRIEVPTVNSSAAVAALLETADKMGITINRVTETYGMFRHTAQEIKEYVKLCHDYGAELLMSTGPRATYDTGATVLSPQGVRISYRLRGMEQLLRGIEDIKRGIELGVRGFLIYDEGMLWVVNEMRKEGELPKEIIFKTSAHLGHCNPASFKLLESLGADSINPVRDLQLPMIAALRAAVKVPIDVHTDNPPGSGGFIRVYEAPEIARIAAPVHLKTGNSVVGGHGEMTSAAEGKRMAEQAAIVVEMLGRYYPHLKQTERNAEDLRIPVV, from the coding sequence ATGTTTGAAGCAAGTCGGAAGTTCATGAAGAAGATTGGCCTGCCAGAAGGCGACCTGTGGGATCTGCCCACGTCGGACGCGCGATTCCCCGACGGCGCCGCGTTCCGCATTGAGGTGCCGACGGTGAACTCCTCGGCGGCGGTTGCGGCCCTGCTGGAGACGGCCGACAAGATGGGCATCACCATCAACCGCGTAACCGAGACCTACGGCATGTTCCGCCACACGGCGCAGGAAATCAAGGAGTACGTGAAACTGTGCCACGATTACGGGGCGGAACTGCTCATGTCCACCGGCCCGCGCGCGACCTATGACACCGGCGCGACGGTGCTCTCGCCGCAGGGCGTGCGCATCAGTTACCGCCTGCGCGGCATGGAGCAACTGCTGCGCGGTATTGAGGACATCAAGCGTGGCATTGAACTGGGCGTTCGCGGTTTCCTCATCTACGACGAGGGTATGCTGTGGGTGGTCAACGAGATGCGCAAGGAGGGCGAACTGCCCAAGGAGATCATTTTCAAGACCTCGGCGCACCTGGGCCACTGCAACCCAGCCTCGTTCAAACTGCTGGAGAGCCTGGGCGCCGATAGCATCAACCCCGTGCGCGACCTGCAACTGCCCATGATCGCCGCCCTGCGCGCCGCGGTGAAGGTTCCCATTGACGTTCACACCGATAACCCGCCCGGATCCGGTGGCTTCATCCGCGTGTACGAAGCGCCCGAAATCGCCCGCATTGCGGCTCCCGTGCACCTGAAGACGGGCAACTCCGTGGTTGGCGGGCACGGCGAGATGACCTCCGCGGCCGAGGGCAAGCGCATGGCCGAGCAGGCCGCCATCGTGGTGGAGATGCTTGGCAGGTACTATCCGCACCTGAAGCAAACCGAGCGCAACGCCGAAGACCTGCGGATTCCGGTTGTATAG